The nucleotide window CCACTAACATATTTGATctacaaaagaaaattattatgcaattcaatatCTTTACAGAATGATATTATATGAATGGAGCTGTACAAAAATGTTGCATAAGGCACTGACCAGTTGCAAAAAATTGGTTACATTCTCCACGTCCTTGGGCGAAGCTCCTTTGTCACTGACAAGATACCTGCAGAGCAGTCCAGAAAAGATGAGGAAAAGAATTGAACCTAGCATTAGTTTAAGTGAGCTAAACGAAATGTACAGTTATGAACACTCGTACGAATGATAATGGAATTGCGAAAAAGATTGCAGAAAAGAAAGCTCACCCACGTATGCGGTTTCTTAGCTCATCATCAGAAATCTTAGTCCTCGCATATCCAAAAATGTGAACTTCTTCTGGTAGCAGAAATCCCTAGACAACAACACACCCAGTAGTAATGTCACACTCACATTGCATTGTTCCACAGCATACTCTGCCGacttttttttcatcaaattttaaGTGCAATTCACATAAGTTCACGATCGATCATATTTAAGCATGCAACTACAAAAAAACGTAATATATACCTGCCGATAAAGGTTGAAGAGTGCCGGAAAAGTCTTCTTCTTGGCAAGATCACCGGAAGCGCCAAGCACGATAATCGAGAGAGACCCATTTTCAAGCACATTATCAATGTCTCTAACGGGTTCGACCCGGAAGCTGTCTCTTTTCTCCATGTGCCATGATCCCGATCCCATTTCGTAAGCTGTATAAGCAGCTCAAAAgctatttttttaaaacaaaaaaaaaaagcttaaatCTTTTAGTTCGATTGGATCAATGGCAGCTTGAAGCATAAGTCAATGACGCAAATCACTGTTCCGGAATCAAAACGAGATTCGCATGTATTCGCAATAATACAGCGTTTGAATACTAAGCACATTCCACTGGAGCGACTAATCTCCACTAATTGCGATTAActgtaattaattaagaaaattatCCATTTTTTCGgcccccaaaatattaatttaaacaAACTACATGCAAAAATTCACATTTCACAACAACGAACTTGTAAGAACCGAATTGCATGCTAGAAAATGAAGctgaaaaatcaaaaaaaaatttaaaaattttgaaggaaaaaaattgatCTGAGCTATCGGAAAGCGATCAAATTTGCTTAAGAGCTTACGAATTCAGCAAATTAAGTAAGAAAATAAGAGATTACGAACCTGGTTATTGAGCAAAGCCGGATCGAATTCGCAGAAACTGATATTTTGAGATGCagtgagaggagagagagagtgtgtgtgggAAGTAGGAGGGAGTCAGAAGTGGGTGTTGAATAGCAAATGGAAAGTGACGGATGAGGAGGTTGCCGGTTGGTGGCGTTtcgtttttaaatgatttctttcttctgcttctctctctttctctctccggTGTAGGTGTTGGCATTAGTGACATGGTTTAGGGGTGTAGTTAACCTTATATTtaagaggattttaaaagattttagaaTCCATTTAAATCTAGgagtagtcaattaaaagatctTAGAATCCATTCAAATGATTTTAGAATCCATTCAAATCTATGAGTAgtcaattaaaatattttaaaggattttaaaattcATCCGAATCTaagtatattaaaaaaattaaaatttttgaagatttcaataagttgtggattttgtgggatttgagagaaaaaaatatatataaccaaGACTAAAAAGAACTTAACCTCACCACTTAGGATTTCAAATCCTTCCAAAACAATCCACCACGGtccattcaaattctttaaaatccatataaattttGTAGGGGTCTTTAATCCTcttagggtgtgtttgttttaGCTCGCTAGCTTTCGCTGGTTGGACTGGTCTATGTAGTAGTTTAGTCCTGTGTTTGTTAACAGTCCGGGACTAAGCTTAATGAGATTAGAAGGGACTCGCGGGGACTAACTCCCTTACTAGCAAACCCGTCGAGAACCATGGGATTAGCGGGGACTAACTCCCTCGCGTCTTCCTCTGCTCCTATGTTTTCACAAATGCCGAGAACCACCATCATTCCCCCCTGGCcaattcctcattcccctcctcctctctcctcatttttttctctttctgctCAGCCGAGATTCGAGCTCGACTCGAACTTGGTAGCGACGGCGACAGTTGCTCCATCCTGCTAGTACTGTAGTGCTGCTGCTGCGGCGGCGACTTAGTAGCAGTCGGCTTCTCCTGCGCATAAGATATTCTAAGCACGCTCGAGAACTGCTGGTCAAAGAGCCTCCTGAGCCGCGATTTGAAGATGGGTTGCGCCGAGTCGACCCGGCTTGTCTCAATCAAATTCTCGGAATTGATATTAATCGGTTGGATCTCATCTGAAATGGAGATTGTGGGATTTGAAAGCAAAACGTATGTataaccaaaattaaaaatgatccAACCTCACCCCCTATGATTTCAAATCCTTCTTCCACAATCCAccacaatccattcaaattctttaaaatccatatgaattttgtaTGAGTCTTTAATCCTCTTAAATCCTATCAAATCTAtcacttttaaaatcctttaaaatcttagtttgactacaccccctttagtttgactacacccctTAATGCCAACTCGATTCGATTCGTCATCACTGGCCGCCGAACATGATAGCCATACTTTTATACGTTTTTTATTTCATTGCACGCCACCTCACTTCCTATCTTCGAGATGAGGATCATATCCGAACCATATCATATTCGTTCATTGTGTATAATGCAGTTTTTTTGTTAGGTATTATTTGTgtgtaattttaaataattttttaaaaataaattctgATTGCACGATAGATAATGAACAAAAAAGATGTAAGAATCCATAGAATTCTCACAAATTGAATccagatgggatccaaatccctaTCTCCGCATGTTTCTATTTTTGTCGTTGTGGCTTAATAAATTATGGGGCGTTAAGGAACACATGGACGTGCCTAGGCAAATATACATGAGAAATTGTGAGGATGTTTAAAATAGTCACGaaattgttaattttgttaACATCTGAAAAATTAGGATTGatacgaaaggaaatgaaatgCAAACTTTACTTTATATCGGCAAGATATAGGAAAATCAATAATATATCGATTTCACTGCAAAATTTTGCCATTACTCATTGCTGATTTTGAATTGAACGTCTTTTGATAAATTTGGCTCTAATTTTGACTACATTTGGATGCGTTGAGTTGAGTTGATCTACCCACCTCATtgcaaattttcataattttcatcGAGTCTATAAATTTACATATGGATATTTTAAGTACAGATTATGATAGACGAAACATACGAGTTATTCAATACATTGGGTTATTAGCgatgaaaaataaaacaaatcaaatagGTGAGATTAAAATTTGAGACCTTGAAGTATTTGTATTGTACCTTTGTATCTCCTTACGAAGAATACTATGTTTAGCTTCTTAAAACGTTAATTATATTGTTCACGCATATTAtaacacataaattaataatcttcttgttaaaaaaaatgacataaattaaacTTTGTAAAATAGTGacggtgattttttttttaatcgtaTGATAAAACAATGATATGAAGTATCCAATTACATATGAAGGACTCAAGAGGCAAAGGGAAAGAGATCATCTTCGGATCTTTCCCTTCAAAGCCTAGGGATCAAGTGATCGGTACCCTTaattgatcaaacggctaaaaattattatagcttttaaaagtttttactAACTTCTCtatttttagccgttggatctaATTTAAAGatccggatcacttgatccctAGGTTTTGGAGGAaaagatccagagaggatctctTTCTGAGGCAAATAACGACATGAATCATATGAAAGTGTCAGGTGACCAATTAAGTGCTGGTTtgaaactatttttaaaatgactaaaaacgttTGCGTGACataaggtatcgtttggtatgcagaagGGACGAGACGGGACATGACGAGACAGAACGGAGAATGAGCAAAGATGCCCCcgaatggaaacaaggaggaagaagatagaGACagagatgttataattttgtgtttcatagatgtggaacgagtcgttccagaGGATGAGGTGGaacaaaaattcaccaaaaactcaTTCCGTGAAAGTTCCATCCATTTTAAGCACACCAAACATGGGACGAAATGCTCCGCCCCACTCTTTTCCATTCCGTCGGTCCCACGCACCAAATGGACGGACAGAGGACGTGTAACGCGCGTATCATAGAAGCTTCCGTCCCACGATTCATATGTTTGCCGCCATTTCTCCACTCTTCTGCACACCCTCACTCACTCGCGCCTTTTTCTTTCAATCACAATTGCTCAGACCAAACCTCCACTATCTTGCGCCGGGGCCGCACATCTTATCCCTTCCGTTTCTCTGATTTCCGACCTATCTCCGCCTTTAATTTCGCCACCAGCGCCGCCCGGGGTCGGCACTCTCCGTCGAACTTCCAATTTTGCAAGCTtggaattagggttagggtttttgaaaGTTTTCGAAATTGTCCGCGATGGGGAAAAACAAGGTTACGGACGAACTGCTGTCCACCGTCCGATCAATCGTCGACTCAGGATACTCCGACATGGACATTATCAGAGCCCTCCACATGGCCAACAACGACGTCACCGCCGCAATCAACATAATCTTCGACACGCCCAGTttcaaattgaaggaaagacCACCGGCTTTTCGTAAGAAGCCCCAAATTTTGAGCTCCGAGGTCGTAAATTTGAAGCAAAATGGGGTTCAGAAGAGTAATTGCACTTTGGGTACCGAAGGAAATGGGAGTAGTTGTCCCAGTAATTCAGGGGACGACGTGGTTGAAGAAGTCGCCGTTGCACGGTGCGAGAGCTCGGCTGGGAGCCAGTGGTGGTTTGTGGGTAGCGGTGAAGTTTCAGGTTTATCAACGTGTAAAGGTAGGAGGCTTAGGCCTGGAGACGAAGTGGATTTTACTTTTCCAACAAAGAGCAGTTCGACATCTCCGTCACCCGGCAAGGTTTTTGGGAGGGGACGGCAGGCAGCTGCTTGTTCGGAGATTGTGAGGTTTTCAACGAAAGATTCCGGAGAGGTATTCCTTTTTGAGGATTGGAAATGTGGTTTAATTGGTTGGTTATTTGGATTTTGAATTATTGTGTTCGGAttaatggtttttttttggtAGATTGGTAGAATTCCAAAGGAATGGGCTCGGTGTTTATTGCCACTTGTGAGGGATAAGAAGGTTAGAATTGAGGGGCATTGCAAATCTGCTCCTGATGTGTTGAGCATTATGGACACCATTCTTTTGTCAATAAGGTATACTCTTCGGGAAGACCCATACTTTTCGATAATTTGTTAATGACAGTTCTGAAGTATAGTTCGCCTGATTTTGTATTGATTAAGTAATGCATATGGTTGATAAATTTGTTTCTTGgttcttgttttttgttttttaatgggGCGGTTCAGTGTGTATATCAATAGTTCAATGTTCCTTAAGCAAAACAAGACCTCACTTAAGGCAGCCAATAATTCCACAGACGAAACAGTGGTTCATCCTCTTCCAACATTGTTCCGGTTGCTAGGACTGTCTCCTTTCAAGAAGGTGATCAATTATTGTAAATGACATATGGACACTTTTTTAATGGAAGTTAAGTATTTGGCCTTGCTTTCAACTTGTTTCTTTGGTTTAGAGGTGGTGATGTtgttattcctttttttttttttaataggcaGAATTTACTCCAAGTGACTTGTACACGAGAAAGCGCCCTTTGGACCCAAAGGTATTGAAATGGTAATGCTTTTTCCTCCAATTACGTTCTCAGGATTTCAGTGGGTAATTTTTGCCTGAACAGGATAGCTTTGGACTTTGTGCCCCAGAGTTACGTGCCAATAAGCCTAAAATCCCTGGTCAAAATGGAGATGAAGTTGAAAATGAGGAGTCTATTTCAGATGCTGATCTAGAAAACATTGTTGGTATTGGTGACAGCTCTGAGCTAGAGGTATTAGATGCCGATCTTGTACATATATGGAGCTTGCTCCTGCATGTACCTGAAAATTCACCAAGGAAGTATTTTATTTCAGGAAATGGATCCCCCAGGTACACTTCAGTGTGAACTGCGTCCGTACCAAAAGCAGGCTCTTCATTGGATGATCCAACTGGAAAAGGGACACTGCATGGATGAGGGAGCAATGACTCTTCACCCTTGTTGGGAGGCATATCATCTTGCAGACAAGTACGCTGGTTTGTTAATCTTGTATTATCCtactttatgatttgattttcaCAGGGCCCTTTGCATATAGGAGGGACCGTGTTATCTATTTGAATGCATTTTCTGGTGATGCAACAACAGAatttccaagcacacttcaAATGGCCAGAGGAGGAGTAAGTCTTAAGTTGGCTCCACCCTTGATTATATACATTTTTTTCAAACATTATTATCAAGTTTGTTGATTGTGTTGCCTTTACCATGCATTTGAAGATTCTGGCTGATGCTATGGGCTTGGGGAAGACCATTATGACGATATCGCTCCTTCTTACTCATTCAGGACATGGATTATCAGTTAGTTACCCTACAAGCCAGTCTTCCAGTGAAGATATTGAAGTCCCTGACATTTCAGACCACTCATCAGACCTACCAAAGAAGGTCCCAAAATTTTCAGGATTTGATAAGTTGTTGAAGCAAAAAAACACGGTTGAGGATGGTGGTTGTTTGATTATATGTCCTATGACTCTTCTAGGCCAGTGGAAGGTAGTTATTGTCATTTTGAAAAACATTTTTGTAGTTCTGCTTACTTGCACGAATACCAGTTTTTGACGTGCACAGTGATAAATCTTCTATATTCAAGAGTTATCTAAAAGTTTGTCTGTATTGTCAGGCAGAGATCGAAACTCATGCTAAACCTGGTTCTCTATCGGTATATGTTCATTATGGACAAAGTAGACCGAAGGATGCAAAGATTTTAGCTCAAAGTGATGTCGTAATCACTACATATGGAGTGTTAGCCTCTGAATATTCTGCTGAGGTATCCAAACAACTCCTACCCGTATATCATGCAGATTTTTGAGTATCGCACATCTCAACAGAAAATGAATTTCtgcatcttttcttttctttttaactttACCCTACTTTCTCCTTCCATCTAGAATCCAAAGGAAAATGGGGGACTTTACTCGGTTAGTTGGTTTAGAGTGGTTCTTGATGAGGCGCATACCATAAAATCCTCAAAAAGCCAAATTTccattgctgctgctgctttagTTGC belongs to Malus sylvestris chromosome 17, drMalSylv7.2, whole genome shotgun sequence and includes:
- the LOC126611230 gene encoding DNA repair protein RAD5A, which encodes MGKNKVTDELLSTVRSIVDSGYSDMDIIRALHMANNDVTAAINIIFDTPSFKLKERPPAFRKKPQILSSEVVNLKQNGVQKSNCTLGTEGNGSSCPSNSGDDVVEEVAVARCESSAGSQWWFVGSGEVSGLSTCKGRRLRPGDEVDFTFPTKSSSTSPSPGKVFGRGRQAAACSEIVRFSTKDSGEIGRIPKEWARCLLPLVRDKKVRIEGHCKSAPDVLSIMDTILLSISVYINSSMFLKQNKTSLKAANNSTDETVVHPLPTLFRLLGLSPFKKAEFTPSDLYTRKRPLDPKDSFGLCAPELRANKPKIPGQNGDEVENEESISDADLENIVGIGDSSELEEMDPPGTLQCELRPYQKQALHWMIQLEKGHCMDEGAMTLHPCWEAYHLADKRDRVIYLNAFSGDATTEFPSTLQMARGGILADAMGLGKTIMTISLLLTHSGHGLSVSYPTSQSSSEDIEVPDISDHSSDLPKKVPKFSGFDKLLKQKNTVEDGGCLIICPMTLLGQWKAEIETHAKPGSLSVYVHYGQSRPKDAKILAQSDVVITTYGVLASEYSAENPKENGGLYSVSWFRVVLDEAHTIKSSKSQISIAAAALVAGRRWCLTGTPIQNNLEDVYSLLRFLRVEPWGNWAWWNKLIQKPFEEGDERGLKLVQSILKPIMLRRTKFSTDREGRPILVLPPADIQVIYCELTEAEKDFYEALFKRSKVKFDQFVEQGRVLHNYASILELLLRLRQCCDHPFLVMSRGDTQDFSDLDKLARRFLKGKQNSVEGEAKDLPSRAYVQEVVEEIRKGEQGECPICLEAFEDAVLTPCAHRLCRECLLASWRNSSSGLCPVCRKTISKQDLITAPTESRFQVDVEKNWVESSKVVILLRELESLRSSGTKSIVFSQWTAFLDLLQIPLSRSNIPFLRLDGTLNQQQREKVLKQFSEDSDIQVLLMSLKAGGVGINLTAASNAFVLDPWWNPAVEEQAVMRIHRIGQTKRVMIKRFIVKGTVEERMEAVQARKQRLISGALTDQEVRTARIEELKMLFT